The DNA segment CCAGGGAACTCTTTCTTTCAGCAATGGAGTGACTGATGCAACATAGAAAGCCTACTCACAGTTTCGTACTTGTTTATATTGCAACTTGCCTGGAGCTGCCAAAAGAAGATAAGAGAGTCAGAAGATGATAGATCGTCATGAAGAGTATTGGTTTCGAACAATCGACATGCAAGAAAGGAATCTGATTACATATCATCAGACTAACTTGTTGGGTTTAATGTTGTCCAATTAGAACGTATCATTGACGGCTATCAAATTGTGCAAATAGGAATTGTCAAGTCAAACTTGAtggtattttttatattatacatTTTTCATTTATATAATTATACATATAGTGCAGTTTTCAAAGCTTATACAATTCCCCActagagaagaagagagagaagtgaCAGCAACATGAGAAAAGTAGACGACTAAGACTTCGCAGTAGCTAACGTAGTTACTATCGACGCAACTGCACGTGTACGTCCTCCGACAACATCACCGTCCATCAAGCGGGCCCCCGCCGCCGCAGCCTTACGGTCAATGGCGCCGCCATCTCGCAGGACAGTCGCAGCACCTCCGAGAGGTCGACTCCACCAGCCGCCACGTCGTCGGACGCCGGCAGCCACTCGAACTCGTGCGCCAGCGCCGCCACCCAGAGCTCGACGGCCGCCATGGCCAGTCCCTTCCCAGGGCAGCTCCGCCGCCCGGCCCCGAACGGCGCCAGCCGCAGGTCCGACCCCATCACCGGCAGCTCGACCGCGTGCCCGTCTGGCCCCAGGAACCGGCCCGGATCGAACCGGAGCGGCTCCGGCCAGACCGCGGGGTCGTGGGAGATGGCCCACATGTTCACCATCGCGGTGGTGCCCGCGGGCACGAGGGCCCCGCCGACGATCGCGTCCGATGTGGCCATGCGGGCCCACGACATCAGCGGGCCCGGCGGGTGCATCCGCAGCGTCTCCTTGATAACCCCCTGCAGGTACAGCAGTGGCCCCGACTCATCGGTTCCCGTCACCGCCCGGTCTCTGCCCACGACGGCGTCCAGCTCCTCGTGCACCCTCGCCTGCACGTCCTTGTGCATCACTAGCCTCGCGAGCACCCACTCCACCAGCACCGCGACGGTGTCCGTACCCCGAAATATCATCTCCTACACAATTTTCCACATCATTAACTCCACCAAATCACTCTTCACAATAATTCCTCCGTAATAATTCTAATTATAAGAGCTAAGAATTACCCAAAGGACGGCGATTATGTCGGGATCGGATAACCTATCGGGGCCCTGCAGGGACAGCAGAACGTCGACAAAGTCCCGCGGAGCCGCCTCCGGGTCGCGCGCCCGCCGTGCTCGGTGCTCCTCGATGATGCCGGTGACGAACCGGTCGACCCGGCGGACGAGGGCGGAGCAGCGATGCCGGATTCGCTGCAGGTCCAGGCCGGCGAGCATTGGCAGGTGGTCCGACCAGTTGAGCTTGCCCAGGAGCTCGTAGCCTTCTTCTACCATGCTTCTCAGCTCCCTCATCTCCTCGGTATCCTGCTCGATCGCGTACTGCTTCCCGAAGGCGAACCACATGACGTGGTTGAGGGATGCCTGTTTCACGATGTTCCGTACTTGGACAGGCCGAGAGACGAGGTGGTCGAGGGCACGAACCATCTGAGCGGCGATCTCAGCTCGGTGGCTGGCGAACGCGGATATCTGCTTGGCGGAGAAGAGGTGCGTGACTGCGATCCTCCGCAGGGCGCGCCAGTAGGCGCCGTAGGGGGCGAAACCGATGGAGCGGTCAAACAGAAGCCCGTAGGCCGTCTCGTTGGCCGGCCGGTCGGCGAAGTCGGGGCTGTTGAGGATGTCCCTGGCTACGTCCGGGTCGCAGGTGACGACCGCTCGGGTGTCGCAGAGGCTGAGCGCCATAAGCCTCCTGGAGCCAGGGACGACGTCAGCGGCGGCCGCGAGCTTCCGGTGGGCGAGGCCAGACATCAGGTCCATGCTCCCGACGACGGGGAATCCCCGGGGACCCGGGATGACATGGCCGAAGCCCCACAGCCGCCGCCTGCTCCACCAGTACCTCCCCCACGCGGGGCCACCGGGGGAGGCCCAGTGCAGCAGGAGAGTGGCGAGCCAGCAGACCGCAACGACGACAGCGAGAGAGAGAAGATGGGCGGGGTCGGTCGAGAGCTCACCGCATTTGGCGGCTACGGAAAGCAACACGAACCACCCGTTGTCTGCCTTGGATTCCATGAACAAGAGTTCCCTAGTACCGAGAGAAGCAGCAGCTCCCACGAGAGTGGTGTCAGTGTTACGAGAAGAAGAAGATCTCAGGCTTCACgtatttatagagagagagagagagagagaccgaggAAAGCCAGCAAAGGAAACCAAACCATCATTAACAAAGCAATCAAAGTAAACTAAGCGCAGAGACCGACGCCATGAAAGGCAAGAAGGGAGTAGGGCAGCCCGGGAGAGAAACGGACGAGGGACAACTACATCATGGCTGGCGTAGGTATGTGTACCCTAGTTTTCTAGTCCAAAAACGTGGATTTGACCATGGCGCGGTACACGAACGAGGGCAGCACAATGCGTGATGGGCTCCGTACCTCGGGATCCTGTCAGAAACAAAGACATGGCATGGCGTGCCCTTGTGTTCTAAGCACCAAGTCACAGGCTTACGTCCTAACGAGAAAGCCATGGAGTTCCGTCGCTTGAGGGAGGGCTGATTGGCTCCACACTTGGGGCATGTCGCAGAGGATGAAGACATGGTGTTGTTGCTCATGTCTTTAAAAACATGCATGCCAACGTGATGGGAAGCTTTGAAAAGTATTAATCCATGGATTAATTCCACATTAGGCTATTCTTAATCTAATAATCCGCTGTCCAGGATCTGTAATCTTATGCTAAAGAGAATGAACTCAAGGACTAAATGCAAACATAAATTATTAGAACAATAATTTAGAGAGTAGGAAACCATGCCATTCTGCAGTCACAAAGACCTGACCAGTTTAAAGTCAACAGTCAAGGAAGCAAGAGAGTCTAAATTAGGTGCAATAATTGCTGGTATTATTGATAATAAGTAACTGTGAACAGCTAAATGTATAACccattaaaaagaagaagaagaagaacagattCCACTGGTAATGCTTGAGGCATCTCTCTATTATATGTAGTGGGTGAGCAATGAATCTAACCTCACAGATTTTAGCCAAGCAAATCATATCTTCCAAGGCAATCTAACAGCAAGTCATTATCCAAAAGGCATCAAAGGACTGTCGATCTTAGTAGCCTGACCCTTGTCCGGATGTCTGGTGGAGATACCCAAATCTATGAATGATCAAACATATCGTATCATTCTCACAAAGGAATCATTTCCTTAATTGAGTAGAGTAGATGAGGGTGCAAGTCGCAGCGTTTGAAACTGTCAACATGACAATGCATTCTATGTTGCAGTCACTGCATTGCTTGAAGACTTTCTTGGAGCATGAACATGGCAAGCAAGCTTTTTGAGGCAGATGTGTGCTGCATTGACTCTGCTGCCTAGTTTGCTTTGGTCTTCGACACCTCCTCAAACTCAGGAGCAAACAGCGTTCGATTGCAAGCTCACGTGAGCTCTGATTACTGGTAGTTGATATCCCTCCTGGCTGAGCTGAGTTCCTCATCAGCGATAGAACGATAGCGATTCGAGGATCGATCATCTTCGTAGCTTTAACAGATTGATAAGGACTTCCTACCCGTCACTACAAACTATGAATCAGGTCAAGCTTTGAATGAGCTCATCCCTCACTTAGGATAAGGGAGAAACCAGCTATGATCATGGCTCTTTCTTAAGCACAAGCTCTGTTACAGATTTATTTAACTTAAACTGGTTTCCTGGATGCTTCATTTATCTTCCCAATTAAGCACTCTTAAGTAAGCATGAAGGACTTTGAACGTAAGCTTACCAGATAACAATGGCATCATTTGATCTTATGAATGGTGGACAATCAAGCTGTAGATTAAATGGCATGATGAAGTCTTCCATTGTCAAATATAGGCTGTGGACTGCCCATAGCTTAGCTGTATAGACCAACATAAACTATGTGCATTGTGCAGCACAAGGCAAATGGGATTATAGTATGTGCTTTATGATGCTAATGTTGCTTGTAGGTGGATTAAACTTGTAAGCTTGGACCAACAAGGCAGATGATGTCTCTATGTTCCATGCCATGGAATTTTGTGTGCTGATGTATCCCTCCTGACCCCTCGATTGAACCAGATGATGGCTTGTTCTACTTAGACAAGAGAAGAAAAGTCATCAAGGAAGAAATAAAAAGCTTTAGGACCAATGGACCACAAAAGAATGCCACAGAGACAACAATTCAGAGTTGGAAGCTTGCTGCTCTGGTGACAGGAGCTCTTAGTGGTTAATGTGGAGAGACAGAAAGAGAGAGTGGACCCAAGGAAGATGATCATAATTTAACAAGGATATGAAGACATTTTTTTGTTCAGCTCGAGCAGAATCATATCCAACTCTAAAGGGGCTGTGATGGTTAAATTATAGATAGCAAATCCTGGCAAGATGCTATGAAAGATTTGTTGTTGGGTGGATGAGTAGAAAGCCTTTCATGTGATGTGACTTGAAGACACATATCATCACATCTCCTATGGAAAACCTCGCACTAAGCATCCTAAATAAAATGATTCGTAGGATGCTGATGTTGAGCAAATCTGCTTAACCATATATGCAACTTGCAGAGGGTGAAATGGATTGCTGCTTTTGGGACAGGAATATATCATGGAGAGGCACTGGTGGCAGCCAGTTGAAaccaaaattaataatatattatgcaGTTAACATCACCTATAGTTGTTTAACATAAATATGATAATAACATTTTCAGAAAACCTTGGTCACCATGTATAGCTTTCTGTGCTCTGTTGAAGATTCCCTGGTTTCAGATTTCTTTGATTTAGGCAACTCATGGTGGACACCCAAGACTGGGGAATGTTCAAAGATTAGGTGGAGTTTATGGTCTAAGCTGATCAAACATGACAATTAAATGAGTGGAGTAGGAGGATTTTGATGCTGGTGTGACATCACAAG comes from the Musa acuminata AAA Group cultivar baxijiao chromosome BXJ1-10, Cavendish_Baxijiao_AAA, whole genome shotgun sequence genome and includes:
- the LOC104000457 gene encoding cytochrome P450 78A6 yields the protein MESKADNGWFVLLSVAAKCGELSTDPAHLLSLAVVVAVCWLATLLLHWASPGGPAWGRYWWSRRRLWGFGHVIPGPRGFPVVGSMDLMSGLAHRKLAAAADVVPGSRRLMALSLCDTRAVVTCDPDVARDILNSPDFADRPANETAYGLLFDRSIGFAPYGAYWRALRRIAVTHLFSAKQISAFASHRAEIAAQMVRALDHLVSRPVQVRNIVKQASLNHVMWFAFGKQYAIEQDTEEMRELRSMVEEGYELLGKLNWSDHLPMLAGLDLQRIRHRCSALVRRVDRFVTGIIEEHRARRARDPEAAPRDFVDVLLSLQGPDRLSDPDIIAVLWEMIFRGTDTVAVLVEWVLARLVMHKDVQARVHEELDAVVGRDRAVTGTDESGPLLYLQGVIKETLRMHPPGPLMSWARMATSDAIVGGALVPAGTTAMVNMWAISHDPAVWPEPLRFDPGRFLGPDGHAVELPVMGSDLRLAPFGAGRRSCPGKGLAMAAVELWVAALAHEFEWLPASDDVAAGGVDLSEVLRLSCEMAAPLTVRLRRRGPA